A stretch of Petrotoga mexicana DSM 14811 DNA encodes these proteins:
- a CDS encoding L,D-transpeptidase family protein, which yields MRKITKGLSLIIFVTLFSVLFSENYFRLYPVEYDQTQNIVKINLESYINTAQKPNVYIYDGGDRKKLTLYEKENGDFSFYVNLNAFKGDYYSFLVTSTDKVGKNVSQFFANFLEKSLFAPNIEVEITTSVVENGYQYYLDYYPEEDLELVKVQVGDTVFEGTDEFLRLLGNFEDGFYDSIFTFRNRYGILFERKVTFLKLANVVATENVLKPKQRHEVYGYHIVQKGESLYKIAEKYKVLPGDLVNMNDLKDPSLIYPGQALKIGRVKYEESPLRLEINLSQNKMHLYFHDQLLKTYIVAVGMSDYTPPGYYRISYKEKDPALYWYDEYIPPGSLMNGMGTRWIQLSNPQYGIHGTTKPWEIGKRISHGCIRMFNFDVEVIDFLASLGTEVYVYNGENKKES from the coding sequence TTGAGAAAAATCACAAAAGGATTATCGCTAATAATATTTGTGACTTTATTTTCAGTACTTTTTTCTGAAAATTATTTTCGTTTGTATCCCGTTGAATATGATCAAACTCAAAATATTGTGAAAATTAATTTAGAAAGTTATATAAATACTGCGCAAAAACCAAATGTATACATATATGATGGGGGAGATAGAAAGAAATTAACCTTGTATGAAAAAGAAAACGGTGATTTCTCCTTTTATGTTAATTTAAACGCTTTTAAAGGCGATTATTATTCATTCTTAGTAACCTCTACAGATAAAGTAGGGAAAAATGTTTCACAGTTTTTTGCAAATTTTTTGGAAAAATCCTTATTCGCTCCAAATATAGAAGTTGAAATAACCACCTCTGTCGTGGAAAATGGTTATCAATATTATTTGGATTATTACCCAGAAGAAGATTTGGAATTAGTAAAAGTACAGGTGGGGGATACCGTTTTTGAAGGTACAGATGAGTTCTTAAGGCTGCTGGGTAACTTTGAAGATGGGTTTTATGACTCTATTTTTACTTTTAGAAATAGATATGGAATACTTTTTGAACGAAAAGTCACCTTTTTGAAATTGGCAAATGTTGTAGCTACCGAGAACGTTTTAAAACCAAAGCAAAGACATGAAGTATATGGTTACCATATCGTGCAAAAAGGTGAGAGTTTATATAAAATTGCTGAAAAATACAAAGTTCTTCCTGGAGATTTGGTCAACATGAACGATCTAAAAGATCCTTCTTTGATATATCCTGGACAAGCTTTAAAGATAGGACGAGTTAAATATGAAGAAAGTCCTTTACGCTTAGAAATAAACCTTTCGCAAAATAAGATGCACCTATATTTTCATGATCAGTTGTTAAAAACTTATATCGTTGCGGTTGGTATGAGTGATTATACACCGCCCGGTTACTATCGAATTTCATACAAAGAGAAAGACCCTGCATTGTATTGGTACGATGAATATATACCACCCGGATCTCTAATGAATGGAATGGGAACAAGATGGATACAACTCTCAAACCCTCAATATGGGATTCATGGTACAACAAAACCATGGGAAATAGGCAAAAGGATATCTCACGGATGTATAAGAATGTTCAACTTTGATGTGGAAGTTATAGATTTTTTGGCATCTTTAGGGACCGAGGTTTATGTGTACAATGGAGAAAATAAAAAAGAATCCTAA
- a CDS encoding DUF4912 domain-containing protein: MEVKELDKRLLDTFKVDEPTIQELRNIAKNLGIKLKRNMNKKEILKAVRKEIKRIEESSNQRVEKVSDYTKLAKNLQNQQKLPKSNESKELPQKYEREKLKLMPVNPNWVYVYWNFSEKSRKKLKKLTKNSNIAIRIIKKSTENLGAEKKVIETDLKLDQNGNTYFHLPQDNSTYIAFLGVKDKKGEFTPFIESNEITTPSSSMKSSDKEEWFLIEDGKIIKEDKKEEPGLWNIEKHSVSSETIFTNKRKFSDTNFGSD, encoded by the coding sequence ATGGAAGTAAAGGAATTGGATAAAAGATTATTAGATACTTTTAAGGTTGATGAGCCTACAATACAGGAATTGAGGAATATTGCAAAAAATTTAGGTATTAAATTAAAACGAAATATGAATAAAAAAGAGATTTTAAAGGCAGTTAGAAAAGAGATTAAAAGGATAGAAGAATCTTCAAATCAAAGAGTTGAGAAAGTCTCGGATTATACAAAATTAGCAAAAAATCTACAAAATCAACAAAAGCTCCCAAAATCAAATGAATCAAAAGAGCTTCCTCAAAAGTATGAAAGGGAAAAACTTAAATTAATGCCTGTCAATCCTAACTGGGTATATGTTTACTGGAACTTTTCTGAAAAAAGTAGAAAAAAACTAAAAAAATTAACAAAAAATTCTAATATTGCTATAAGGATCATAAAAAAATCAACAGAGAATCTAGGAGCAGAAAAAAAGGTTATTGAAACAGATTTAAAATTAGACCAAAACGGCAATACTTATTTCCACCTCCCACAAGATAATTCCACCTATATTGCTTTCCTTGGAGTAAAAGATAAAAAAGGTGAGTTTACTCCTTTTATAGAATCAAATGAAATTACAACGCCTTCTTCATCCATGAAAAGTTCAGATAAAGAAGAATGGTTTTTGATAGAAGATGGAAAAATCATCAAAGAAGATAAAAAAGAAGAACCTGGGCTTTGGAATATTGAAAAACACTCGGTGAGTAGCGAAACAATATTTACAAACAAAAGAAAATTCAGTGATACCAATTTTGGAAGTGATTGA
- a CDS encoding glycoside hydrolase family 57 protein gives MIEIIRSKKGKILLLLHAHLPYIHHPDFENFMEERWLFEALTETYIPLIKIFKSLEKDNVPFKLTISLSPTLIEMFSLNDLKEKYHKYLLNLIELTEKEIIRTKDEDPKIHQLAQHYRGELIEDLDIFSEEYNQDILKAFKEFKDKGYIEVITSNGTHGYLPFYREYPEAIRAQIKSAVLTFKKYFGKHPKGMWLAECAYFKGLDKYLSDEDIRYFFVDTHGFTYADSKPRYGVYRPIITPNKVFVFARDPESSEQIWSSEVGYPGDPRYREFYRDIGFDREEDYIKPYIDPSGTRCNTGIKYHRITNKLLSLDKKEIYDLREARNAVKEHVRDFLCKKTSQIKKLSAILDEEEPIIVAPFDAELFGHWWYEGPKFLEELFRQSCESEYLDFSVPTEVLQAIKKVQVTYPDESSWGAGGYHDVWLNGKNDWIYKHIHEITERMIEKANTFKCPSNLQKRVLNQMMREVLLVQASDWPFIMTTGTTIEYAKNRVKCHINRFLDLEKMLEKQEINDKRLSFYEWIDNIFRNIDYTIFSSDYRTN, from the coding sequence GTGATTGAAATTATTAGGAGTAAAAAAGGAAAAATTTTGCTCTTATTGCATGCTCATCTGCCTTATATTCACCATCCAGACTTTGAAAATTTTATGGAAGAAAGATGGCTTTTTGAGGCTTTAACTGAGACATATATTCCTTTAATAAAAATTTTTAAATCTTTAGAAAAAGATAATGTTCCATTTAAGCTTACAATAAGCCTCTCTCCAACGTTGATAGAGATGTTTAGTTTAAATGATTTAAAAGAAAAATATCACAAATATTTATTAAATTTGATAGAATTAACCGAAAAAGAGATAATTAGGACAAAAGATGAAGATCCTAAGATACACCAACTAGCCCAACATTATAGGGGAGAATTAATAGAAGATTTAGATATTTTTTCTGAAGAATATAATCAAGATATATTAAAAGCTTTCAAGGAATTTAAAGATAAAGGTTACATTGAAGTGATAACATCTAATGGCACTCATGGATATCTACCTTTTTATCGGGAATATCCGGAGGCTATTAGGGCTCAAATAAAATCTGCCGTGTTAACTTTCAAAAAATATTTTGGTAAGCATCCTAAAGGGATGTGGTTGGCAGAATGTGCTTATTTTAAAGGGCTTGACAAATATTTATCAGACGAAGATATACGATACTTTTTCGTTGATACACACGGTTTTACTTATGCAGACAGTAAGCCGAGGTATGGTGTATATAGACCTATCATCACCCCAAATAAAGTTTTTGTTTTTGCCAGAGATCCTGAATCGAGTGAGCAGATATGGAGTTCTGAAGTTGGTTATCCTGGCGATCCAAGATATCGAGAATTTTACAGAGATATTGGTTTTGATAGAGAAGAAGATTACATTAAGCCATACATAGATCCAAGTGGAACAAGGTGTAATACAGGAATAAAATATCATCGTATTACCAATAAATTATTATCCTTGGACAAAAAAGAAATATACGATCTTAGAGAAGCCAGAAACGCTGTAAAAGAGCATGTCAGAGATTTTTTATGTAAGAAAACTTCGCAAATCAAGAAATTATCGGCAATTTTAGATGAAGAAGAACCAATAATTGTAGCTCCCTTTGATGCTGAACTATTTGGCCATTGGTGGTATGAAGGTCCGAAATTTTTGGAAGAGCTTTTTAGGCAATCTTGCGAAAGCGAATATTTAGATTTTTCTGTACCTACTGAGGTTTTACAAGCGATTAAAAAAGTTCAAGTAACTTATCCCGACGAATCATCTTGGGGCGCAGGCGGATACCATGATGTTTGGCTTAATGGGAAAAACGATTGGATTTATAAGCATATTCACGAGATAACTGAAAGAATGATAGAAAAAGCCAATACTTTTAAGTGTCCTTCAAATTTACAAAAAAGGGTTTTGAATCAGATGATGAGAGAGGTTCTTCTTGTACAAGCTAGTGATTGGCCTTTTATTATGACTACCGGTACCACAATAGAATATGCAAAAAATCGGGTTAAGTGCCATATTAACAGATTTTTGGATCTGGAGAAAATGTTAGAAAAACAAGAAATTAACGATAAAAGGCTCTCATTTTATGAATGGATAGATAATATTTTTAGAAATATTGATTACACAATATTTTCGAGTGACTATAGAACAAACTAA
- a CDS encoding 2-oxoacid:acceptor oxidoreductase family protein, producing MPEKYFEIRWHARAGQGAKSASQFLAEAAEESGKFSSSFPEYGAERSGAPMKAFNRVADVPIRIKSNIETPDVVVVIDDTLLKNPEVTSGLAEDKLLLVNTTRSIEEVRNLTGYKGRIGVIPATNIALEEIKRGIPNTVMIGALIRATDIVPLDAVKEKIKAAFSKKFSDEVVKANIRALERGYQEVKLSE from the coding sequence TTGCCAGAAAAATACTTTGAGATAAGATGGCATGCAAGAGCAGGACAAGGAGCAAAAAGTGCTTCTCAATTTTTAGCGGAAGCTGCAGAAGAATCAGGAAAATTTTCGAGTTCATTTCCAGAATATGGAGCGGAAAGATCCGGTGCTCCAATGAAAGCTTTTAACAGGGTTGCGGATGTGCCTATAAGAATTAAAAGTAACATAGAGACCCCCGATGTGGTAGTTGTCATAGACGACACACTTTTAAAAAACCCTGAAGTAACATCTGGGTTGGCTGAGGACAAATTGTTGTTGGTCAACACAACTAGAAGCATAGAAGAGGTCAGAAATTTAACGGGGTATAAAGGAAGAATCGGTGTAATACCTGCGACGAACATAGCATTGGAAGAAATAAAAAGAGGTATACCTAACACCGTTATGATAGGAGCTTTGATAAGAGCTACCGATATAGTACCTTTAGATGCTGTTAAAGAAAAAATCAAGGCTGCTTTCTCCAAAAAGTTCTCCGATGAAGTGGTAAAAGCCAATATTAGAGCACTAGAGAGAGGTTACCAGGAGGTGAAACTTAGTGAGTGA
- a CDS encoding 4Fe-4S binding protein — protein MSELKGWKDIPIGGVIDKPATAREYKTGEWRIQRPIIDREKCTNCMQCWLYCPDMAIGGGLDGKKMKLGEVNLDYCKGCGVCAAVCPVNAIEMKPESEFI, from the coding sequence GTGAGTGAGCTGAAAGGATGGAAAGATATCCCTATTGGTGGTGTAATTGATAAACCTGCCACCGCAAGGGAGTACAAAACCGGTGAATGGAGGATTCAAAGACCAATAATAGATAGAGAAAAATGTACTAACTGTATGCAATGTTGGCTTTATTGTCCAGATATGGCCATAGGTGGTGGGCTTGATGGTAAAAAGATGAAATTGGGAGAAGTGAATCTGGACTATTGTAAAGGCTGCGGTGTTTGTGCCGCTGTATGCCCAGTTAACGCAATAGAAATGAAACCCGAATCAGAATTTATTTAA
- the porA gene encoding pyruvate ferredoxin oxidoreductase has protein sequence MPVKLTVTGAAAVAHAMRQINPDVVAAYPITPQTPIVEYYAGFVSDGIVDTVMVPVESEHSAMSAVVGSAASGARTMTATAANGLALMAEIVYIAASYRLPIVMPIVNRALSGPINIHCDHSDAMMVRDSGWIQFFTENHQEAYDFTIMATKLAEKENVLLPVMVNLDGFITSHGVESFEMLDDEVVKEFVGSWNPKYSLLNTKNPVTYGPLDLFDYYFEHHRQQEEAMKNAYKELPGVFEEFEKISGRRYDFLDLYKVDDADYIMIVMNSTASTAKYVVDQLREEGQKVGLVKPQVFTPFPKKEFQQVLNGRKGVVVLDRAMSFGKEAPLYSLVKSSLYEVASRPSLGSYVYGLGGRDTTPEMIREAFEDALQGNLIADEQRYLGLRE, from the coding sequence ATGCCCGTAAAACTAACGGTTACTGGAGCTGCTGCTGTTGCACATGCTATGAGGCAGATCAATCCTGATGTGGTAGCAGCTTACCCAATAACACCTCAAACACCGATTGTTGAATATTATGCAGGATTTGTATCAGATGGCATCGTAGATACTGTAATGGTTCCTGTAGAATCCGAGCACTCAGCAATGAGTGCAGTAGTAGGTTCGGCGGCATCTGGTGCTAGAACTATGACAGCCACTGCTGCAAATGGGTTAGCATTAATGGCAGAAATAGTATATATAGCAGCTTCTTATAGACTTCCAATAGTAATGCCTATTGTAAATAGGGCATTATCCGGACCTATTAATATACACTGTGATCATTCTGATGCCATGATGGTAAGAGATTCTGGATGGATCCAATTCTTTACTGAAAACCATCAAGAAGCCTATGATTTTACAATAATGGCTACCAAATTGGCGGAAAAAGAGAATGTATTGTTACCTGTGATGGTGAATTTAGATGGTTTCATTACTTCTCATGGAGTGGAAAGCTTCGAGATGCTAGATGACGAAGTTGTAAAAGAGTTTGTAGGAAGCTGGAATCCCAAATACTCTCTTTTAAACACAAAAAATCCTGTTACTTATGGTCCATTGGATCTTTTTGATTATTACTTCGAGCATCATCGTCAACAAGAGGAAGCTATGAAAAATGCTTACAAAGAGCTTCCTGGAGTTTTTGAGGAATTCGAAAAGATATCTGGAAGAAGATACGATTTTCTCGATTTGTACAAAGTAGATGATGCTGATTATATAATGATCGTTATGAATTCTACTGCATCTACAGCAAAATATGTTGTAGATCAACTTAGAGAAGAAGGACAGAAAGTTGGATTGGTGAAACCTCAAGTCTTTACTCCTTTTCCTAAGAAAGAGTTTCAGCAAGTTTTAAATGGAAGAAAGGGTGTAGTTGTTTTAGATAGAGCAATGTCTTTTGGGAAAGAAGCCCCCTTGTATTCCTTAGTAAAATCTTCTTTGTATGAGGTTGCTTCTCGACCCTCTTTAGGTTCTTATGTTTATGGTTTAGGAGGAAGAGACACAACCCCTGAAATGATAAGAGAAGCATTTGAAGATGCTCTTCAAGGTAATCTTATAGCTGATGAACAAAGATACTTGGGTTTAAGAGAATAA
- a CDS encoding thiamine pyrophosphate-dependent enzyme, which yields MVPNIRDIVGYVETHDWGFTQGHRLCPGCNAPMVANWATLAAKSMGYEPVVAAATGCLEVSSTIYPFTSWNVPYIHNAFENVAATISGAEAAYRSLLNRGKINNDKIKFIAFAGDGGTYDIGLQALSGAIERGHDFVYILYDNEGYMNTGNQRSGSTPPGADSTTAPVGKSISGKLQLKKSIVDIVAGHEGVYAATAATSEPWDFMRKMQAALEFKGPSFIAMLAPCVRFWRIPDDSGPEVTKLAIETKYWPLWEYNMGVYKVTKKPKTFKPIKDYVAKLGRYSKLMKRPDANEILEELQNYVDAKWDRLLALEEISKDKPIRTKI from the coding sequence ATTGTGCCTAATATTAGAGATATAGTAGGATACGTTGAAACACATGATTGGGGTTTTACACAAGGCCATAGATTGTGTCCGGGTTGTAATGCTCCGATGGTTGCAAATTGGGCTACTTTGGCTGCAAAAAGTATGGGTTATGAACCTGTAGTGGCAGCTGCCACAGGTTGTCTGGAAGTTTCTTCCACAATATACCCATTTACTTCTTGGAATGTACCTTATATACACAACGCCTTTGAAAATGTTGCTGCAACAATATCCGGGGCAGAAGCTGCTTATAGATCCCTTCTAAACAGAGGAAAAATAAACAACGATAAGATAAAATTTATAGCATTTGCTGGTGATGGTGGCACTTACGATATAGGCTTACAAGCATTATCTGGAGCAATAGAAAGAGGACACGATTTTGTTTACATTTTGTATGATAACGAAGGATACATGAACACAGGTAACCAAAGATCTGGATCTACCCCTCCAGGTGCCGATTCAACCACTGCTCCAGTCGGTAAATCTATATCAGGGAAGTTACAGTTGAAAAAGAGTATAGTTGATATAGTAGCCGGTCATGAAGGTGTTTATGCTGCAACAGCAGCAACCTCTGAACCTTGGGATTTCATGAGAAAAATGCAAGCTGCATTAGAGTTCAAAGGGCCTTCCTTCATTGCTATGCTGGCACCATGTGTAAGATTTTGGAGAATTCCTGACGATTCAGGTCCAGAAGTAACAAAGTTAGCTATTGAAACTAAGTATTGGCCATTATGGGAATACAATATGGGTGTTTACAAAGTTACCAAGAAGCCTAAAACATTCAAACCAATAAAAGATTACGTAGCAAAATTAGGTAGATACAGCAAACTTATGAAAAGGCCAGATGCTAACGAAATACTGGAAGAACTACAAAATTATGTTGATGCTAAATGGGATAGATTGTTGGCTTTGGAGGAAATTTCTAAAGATAAACCTATTAGAACAAAAATATAG
- a CDS encoding peptidylprolyl isomerase codes for MNNWFKKHERLITIIVIAGFLAGIVWWSVATYVSSRTPVTTSQNGNTLRKEDSVLVITKEGIELDYPYWIMKSEVDNITQQQAQIYQQYYGQQLDPVFDYLTLDNQVVDLLFDEKIVRYYAEQNDLLPSDEEVNNQINALVDQYISQYKSDESNWNNMLQYYGSEQNIRNILISGLQQTVETDLINTAVKDAVAPISREDALAYIEQNFESIKNDYEEVRVQHILFSDEATANSIKEKIETGEIIFEDAASLYSKDTSNATNSGEIGWIKHGQYEKSFEDAAFNGQVGEIIGPVQTSEGFHLIRVLDRKIFEKPEDIFLYDDVYAEVESTVQGQKYDNWLSNYKESENFGRNYYDTKLMYMYELTKAGTDVERLEELAKELESIVFEGNEISMEVDSDYLAIYTMVVSQLMGLYSDQTTSINQYLSLSEFVDPAIVSLGLDAINNKLEELNAQSTTDESTSLSSEISKYQDAKSYLSSKESLEALGVRTTEDASVMRAELQTKSQDYTEKLKKVLADLYAQYPTSKTIVQLYYQLNPQDPEVKVSYSKIQLDQLKQYASYLGSQYLFSLFQQQITEILVNVQTVVDSTQAATDTKLEALDVGLDLTDLLGLKEIKLSYLETIKEIDPNYYTNIDSMIESVQKEIEEANNTSNTSTDTSQVATPSNIQ; via the coding sequence ATGAATAATTGGTTTAAAAAGCATGAAAGACTGATCACTATAATAGTTATAGCAGGTTTTTTAGCAGGTATAGTTTGGTGGTCTGTGGCAACTTATGTATCATCTCGGACCCCTGTGACCACTTCACAAAATGGAAACACCCTGAGGAAAGAAGACTCTGTTTTAGTTATCACTAAAGAAGGCATAGAATTGGATTATCCTTATTGGATTATGAAGAGTGAAGTAGATAACATAACTCAACAGCAAGCGCAGATCTATCAACAGTATTACGGTCAACAGTTGGATCCGGTTTTTGATTATTTAACGCTTGATAATCAAGTGGTAGATTTACTTTTTGACGAAAAAATTGTAAGATATTATGCTGAACAAAACGATCTTTTGCCTTCCGATGAAGAAGTGAATAATCAGATAAATGCATTGGTTGATCAATATATATCTCAGTACAAATCTGATGAATCAAATTGGAATAATATGCTTCAGTACTACGGTAGTGAACAAAATATTCGAAACATCTTAATTTCGGGTTTACAACAAACAGTGGAGACCGATTTGATAAATACTGCAGTTAAAGACGCAGTGGCACCAATTTCTAGGGAAGATGCTCTAGCTTATATCGAACAAAACTTTGAAAGTATAAAGAATGATTATGAAGAAGTTAGAGTACAGCATATACTTTTTTCAGATGAGGCAACCGCCAATAGCATCAAGGAAAAGATTGAAACAGGTGAGATAATCTTTGAAGATGCCGCTTCTTTGTATTCAAAGGATACTTCTAATGCTACTAATTCTGGAGAGATTGGATGGATAAAACACGGGCAGTATGAAAAAAGTTTTGAAGATGCAGCATTTAATGGACAAGTTGGTGAAATTATTGGACCTGTACAAACGTCGGAGGGTTTCCATTTGATAAGAGTACTTGATAGGAAAATATTTGAAAAACCCGAAGATATATTTTTGTATGATGATGTATATGCTGAAGTAGAAAGCACAGTTCAAGGTCAAAAGTATGATAATTGGTTGTCTAATTATAAAGAAAGTGAAAACTTTGGAAGGAATTATTACGATACAAAATTGATGTATATGTACGAGTTAACGAAAGCGGGTACAGATGTAGAAAGATTAGAAGAATTAGCGAAAGAACTAGAAAGTATTGTATTCGAAGGTAATGAAATTTCAATGGAAGTTGATTCTGATTATTTGGCTATATATACAATGGTTGTAAGTCAGTTAATGGGTTTATACAGTGATCAAACTACTTCCATAAATCAATATCTTAGTCTATCTGAATTTGTGGATCCAGCTATTGTTTCACTAGGTTTGGATGCTATAAATAACAAACTCGAAGAATTGAACGCTCAATCAACTACGGATGAAAGTACTTCTTTATCGAGTGAAATATCGAAATATCAAGATGCTAAAAGTTATTTAAGTTCCAAAGAATCCCTTGAGGCTTTGGGAGTACGTACTACAGAAGATGCAAGCGTTATGAGAGCAGAATTACAAACTAAATCACAAGATTACACTGAAAAGTTAAAAAAGGTATTAGCCGATCTTTACGCACAGTATCCTACTTCTAAAACAATAGTTCAACTTTATTATCAATTGAACCCTCAAGATCCAGAAGTAAAGGTTAGCTATTCGAAGATACAGTTGGATCAGTTAAAACAATACGCCTCTTATTTAGGATCCCAATATTTATTTTCACTATTTCAACAACAGATCACTGAAATCTTGGTAAATGTTCAAACAGTTGTAGATTCTACCCAGGCAGCAACCGATACTAAATTAGAAGCATTAGATGTTGGGTTAGATTTAACTGATTTGTTAGGGCTAAAGGAAATTAAATTGTCTTATTTGGAAACAATAAAAGAGATTGATCCCAACTATTATACTAATATTGATAGTATGATAGAAAGTGTACAAAAAGAAATAGAAGAAGCTAATAATACCTCTAATACTTCTACAGATACATCTCAAGTTGCAACTCCGTCGAATATCCAATGA
- a CDS encoding FAD-dependent protein: MEKMAIIGFGAASIGFLKGLQEEKKINHYNIDIYEKGENLEGAGFGGLKYDGKLFISKEMGGDLTIPLNIQKKVVEYYLTKSGLAKLDEDKKLELSNKLEKGDSFENKELYKRFYDADFEPVRSHFFHLGTELLIETVKNIFEEFSKFNNINFIFGEEVIKIIPGTEVVIVTNSGIEKTYDKVVVAVGRRGHKLVSDMVKDHPDLVLSNDKVDLGVRFELPNHIVDYLNKEMYEFKIRLKTKTGYIVRTFCNNPGGEVTLESYDDFLTVNGHANTNKKTNNTNFAILVTHSFTQPFNDPVSYGSYIAKLSNILAGGDKVILQCYEDFKGSKRTKKLGRVEPTLDPKHFILGDLNLALPRRTIESIIDFLERLETVVRGVTYPDNLLYGAEVKFYANKINNDFFGNVKIIGDCSGWTRSITYATSHGYLIAKEF; this comes from the coding sequence ATGGAAAAAATGGCTATTATAGGTTTTGGCGCAGCATCTATCGGCTTCCTAAAAGGATTGCAAGAAGAGAAAAAGATAAATCACTACAATATAGATATTTATGAAAAAGGAGAGAATTTAGAAGGTGCAGGATTTGGCGGTTTGAAATACGATGGGAAATTATTCATTTCAAAAGAAATGGGGGGAGACTTAACTATCCCATTAAACATTCAAAAGAAAGTAGTAGAATATTATCTCACAAAATCTGGGTTGGCAAAATTGGATGAGGACAAAAAATTAGAACTGTCGAATAAATTAGAAAAAGGGGATTCTTTTGAAAATAAAGAGTTATATAAAAGGTTCTACGATGCTGATTTCGAACCCGTAAGATCTCACTTTTTTCATCTGGGTACAGAGTTGCTAATAGAAACGGTAAAAAACATTTTCGAAGAATTTTCAAAATTCAATAACATTAATTTTATTTTTGGTGAGGAAGTTATCAAAATTATTCCTGGTACAGAGGTTGTCATAGTAACAAATAGTGGCATTGAAAAAACCTATGACAAGGTCGTTGTTGCAGTTGGCAGAAGAGGCCACAAATTAGTATCCGATATGGTCAAAGATCATCCTGATTTAGTCTTATCAAATGATAAGGTTGATCTTGGTGTCAGATTTGAACTTCCTAATCATATAGTGGACTACCTAAACAAAGAGATGTACGAATTCAAAATCCGGCTAAAAACCAAAACCGGCTATATTGTGAGAACTTTTTGCAACAATCCTGGCGGAGAGGTTACTTTGGAGAGTTACGATGACTTTTTAACGGTTAATGGACATGCTAACACTAACAAAAAGACTAACAACACTAATTTTGCAATTTTGGTTACTCATTCATTCACTCAGCCTTTCAACGACCCTGTAAGTTATGGTTCTTATATCGCAAAGCTTTCCAATATCCTTGCTGGTGGAGACAAGGTTATACTTCAATGTTACGAAGATTTTAAAGGTTCAAAAAGGACGAAAAAATTAGGGCGAGTCGAACCAACATTAGATCCCAAACACTTTATTTTGGGAGATTTGAATCTAGCTCTCCCCAGACGTACTATCGAATCAATAATTGATTTTTTGGAACGATTAGAAACAGTCGTAAGAGGGGTTACTTACCCCGATAATCTTTTATATGGAGCAGAGGTTAAATTTTATGCAAATAAGATAAACAATGATTTCTTTGGAAACGTAAAAATAATTGGAGACTGTAGCGGATGGACCCGTTCGATAACTTATGCTACAAGTCATGGATACCTAATCGCAAAAGAGTTTTAA